In uncultured Desulfuromonas sp., the genomic stretch TGCAAAAATGTACTGAATTGACATGAACGGAAAAGGAGTAGCCATGATTGAGCGTACCACCCTCAACCGTCATCACGATCCTGCCCTGAAAGCAGCGACCATGCCTGCACTGACGGGAGACAATGCCGAAAAAAAACGTCAGGAACTTCTCGACTATTTCCGCACAACCTACGCCATTGAAGAGGCGCTGTTCGACACCTTGCGCTACGAGGAAAGTTTTTACCGACGAGCTGACCCGTTGCGCCATCCGCTGGTTTTCTACTATGGCCACACAGCTGCATTTTACATCAATAAACTGGTGGTCGCCCGGCTGATCACGCAGCGTATCAATCCGCGCTTTGAATCCATTTTTGCCATCGGTGTCGATGAGATGTCGTGGGATGACCTGGATGAGACCCATTACGATTGGCCGACGGTTTCCGAGGTTACCAGTTATCGTCGACAGGTCAAAGAACAGGTCGAAACACTCATCACCACCCTGCCCCTCGAATTACCCATCACCTGGGAGAGCCCCTGGTGGGCGCTGGTCATGGGCATGGAACATCAGCGTATTCATCTGGAGACGTCGTCGGTGTTGATTCGCCAGCTGCCGTTGGAACTTCTCTGTGAGCCTCCCTTATGGCAGAGCGACCAGGATCAGGGCAGTGCCCCGGAAAATACTCTGCGTAACATCGCCGGTGGAGAGGTCACGGTCGGCCGATCTCTCGATTCGCCTTATTACGGTTGGGACTGCGAATATGGCGCTCAATCGTTGTCGATTGAACCGTTTGCCGTCAGTCAGTATCTGGTCAGTAATGGTGAATACCTCACCTTCGTCGAGCAAAACGGCTACAGCGAACAACGGTGGTGGAGTGATGAAGGCTGGCGCTGGTGTCAGTATCAACAGGCCACCATGCCGCGCTTCTGGCGCCAGACGGATGAGGGCTACAGATTACGAACCATGCTCGCAGAGCGTCCGATGCCGTGGAATTGGCCGGTGGAAGTCAATTTCCTCGAAGCCAAGGCGTTCTGCAATTGGAAGGCTGCTCAGAGTGGTCAGCCTCTGCGCCTGCCCAGTGAAGCCGAGTGGCTGCATTGGCACGACCAGATCAATCCGGGCTACAGCCATGCCGAAACAACAACCCCGGCAAATATCAACCTCAACCAGGCTGCATCCAGTTGTCCGGTGGATCGTTTTACCCGCAACGGTTTCGGTGATGTCATCGGCAATGTCTGGCAATGGACGGAAACCGCGGTCGACAGTTTGCCCGGCTTTCGTATCCACCCCTATTATGATGACTTTTCCACCCCGACCTTTGACAGTCTGCACAATGTGATCAAGGGCGGGTCGTGGATCTCCACCGGCAACGAAGCCACCCGTGAGGCACGCTATGCCTTTCGACGCCATTTTTATCAGCATGCCGGATTCCGCTATATCGCCTCGGATCAGCCCCTGACCGAAGCGGCACCGAGCAAGGAAAGCGATCCACTCATTGCCCGGCTGTGCCATGACCACTACGGCAATAAAGAGAATAATTTCATGCAGCAACTGGCTGAACTGGCCATTGCTGCGGTGCCGCAGCAGAACCGAAAGCGCGCCCTGCAGGTGGGTTGTGAAGCCGGACGCGGCACCTTTGAACTGGCACGCGCTTTTGATGAAGTGATCGGCGTCGACCTGTCCGCCAATATAATCCGCCGTGCCGTGGAGATGGCTGAAAACGGTCACACCGGCTACCAACTGATTGAAGAGGGAGAACTGATCTCCCATCATGAAGTGACACTGGAGGGTGTCGGGTTGGCTTCCGTTGCTGACAAAGTTTCATTTCTGCAGGCTGACCCGTGCAACCTCAAACCGCAATACCACGGCTTTGACCTGATTGTTGTCAGCCAGATTCTCGAACGCCTCTACGATCCGGGCAAGTTTCTCGACAGCCTGTCTGCGCGGCTGAACCCAGGTGGCATGGTGGTGGTTGCCAGCAGCTACGACTGGGACGATCAGCGTACGGATCCCCACAACCGTATTGGCGGGCAACGCATTGATGGCGAACCGGTCAACGGACCACACGCCTTGGCCGACCGCCTGAAATCTTCTTTTGATCTCATGGATCACCACACTCTGAGCCGCAAACTGCATCGCCACCGCTACAGTGCTTTATGGCAACAGAGCGATGTCACCCTGTGGCGCAAACACGAGGATGCCTGATGAGCCAAACTTTCGATTTTGACCAGGTTATCGACCGGCACGGCAGCGACAGCCTCAAATGGGGGATTTATCCTCCAGAGATCCTGCCCATGTGGGTGGCCGACATGGACTTCACCTCTCCGCCCGAAGTGCTCACCGCCCTGCACCAGCGCATTGATCACGGGGTGTTCGGCTATGCCCTGGCCACGCAGGAGGTCACTGACAGCGTCGTTAACTGGCTACAACAACGCTACGACTGGACGATAGATCCACAGTGGCTGATCTGGTTGCCCGGATTGGTGCCG encodes the following:
- the ovoA gene encoding 5-histidylcysteine sulfoxide synthase, which codes for MIERTTLNRHHDPALKAATMPALTGDNAEKKRQELLDYFRTTYAIEEALFDTLRYEESFYRRADPLRHPLVFYYGHTAAFYINKLVVARLITQRINPRFESIFAIGVDEMSWDDLDETHYDWPTVSEVTSYRRQVKEQVETLITTLPLELPITWESPWWALVMGMEHQRIHLETSSVLIRQLPLELLCEPPLWQSDQDQGSAPENTLRNIAGGEVTVGRSLDSPYYGWDCEYGAQSLSIEPFAVSQYLVSNGEYLTFVEQNGYSEQRWWSDEGWRWCQYQQATMPRFWRQTDEGYRLRTMLAERPMPWNWPVEVNFLEAKAFCNWKAAQSGQPLRLPSEAEWLHWHDQINPGYSHAETTTPANINLNQAASSCPVDRFTRNGFGDVIGNVWQWTETAVDSLPGFRIHPYYDDFSTPTFDSLHNVIKGGSWISTGNEATREARYAFRRHFYQHAGFRYIASDQPLTEAAPSKESDPLIARLCHDHYGNKENNFMQQLAELAIAAVPQQNRKRALQVGCEAGRGTFELARAFDEVIGVDLSANIIRRAVEMAENGHTGYQLIEEGELISHHEVTLEGVGLASVADKVSFLQADPCNLKPQYHGFDLIVVSQILERLYDPGKFLDSLSARLNPGGMVVVASSYDWDDQRTDPHNRIGGQRIDGEPVNGPHALADRLKSSFDLMDHHTLSRKLHRHRYSALWQQSDVTLWRKHEDA